Genomic segment of Malus domestica chromosome 15, GDT2T_hap1:
caaacaagcaacaaataaacatGGAAAGATAAGGGCAGCAAAAAGAAAGGTTGAAAGAAAGCAAATATGGATTTAGAGCTGAATCTAGATGCTCTTTATTGACATGGGTTGCCTCAtacgaagcgcttgctttaataTCATACAGCCGGACGAATACCATCCTTCAAGCCTccttggagcccacggcatagAGGGATAGTTCCTCCACTACATGCTCTTCAAACAAgtcgtaatagggcttcaaacgatgcccattcaccttgaattcgtggccggttttcaagctttgaacttggactgcaccataaggaaaaacattagtaacaacaaaaggtccaatctacttagaacgtaacttactgGGAAATAACCGAAGTTGAGAATCAAAGAGGAGCATTTTCTGCCCCTTGGAGAATGTCTTTGTACAAAGCATCTTATCATGATATGCCTTGGTCTTGTCCTTGTAAATGCGAGCGTTCTCGTAAGCCTTGTGCCTAATCTCCTCGAGTTCATttaattggagctttctatgcAACCCAGCTACATCTATATTCATGTTGAAGGTCTTCACAGGCCAATGTGCCTTGTGTTCTAACTCTACGGGCAAATGACATGGCTTACCATAGATGAGCTGAAAAGGTGACATGCCAAGGGGA
This window contains:
- the LOC103402515 gene encoding uncharacterized protein, encoding MNIDVAGLHRKLQLNELEEIRHKAYENARIYKDKTKAYHDKMLCTKTFSKGQKMLLFDSQLRLFPIQVQSLKTGHEFKVNGHRLKPYYDLFEEHVVEELSLYAVGSKEA